The genome window CCGAGCTCGATCGCCATGGCCTTGGTCAGACCTTCCAGCGCATGTTTCGATGCGGCGTAGACCGTTCGGTCGACACCGCCGACGTGGCCCATCTGGCTCGACGTCTGGATAATCGACCCCCCGCGTCCTTCTGCGATCATGCCGCGCGCGACCGATTGCGCGATGAAATAGGCGGCCCGCACATTCACCGAGAACACCGCGTCGAAATCATCGGGCGTTGCGTCCAGAAACGGGCCCGGGCGGTTGATCCCGGCGTTGTTGAACAGGATGTCGAAGGCACCCGCCCGTTCGATCGCTGCAAGGGCGGCCGACAGGTCGGCAACATCCAGCGGCAGGATTTCCGCCTTCCCGCCCGCTTTGCGGATTGCTTCGGCCGCGTCGGTCAGATCATCGCGTGAGCGCGCTGCGAGCACGACATGCGCACCCGCCTCGGCGAGGGCCGCAGCCGATGCCAAGCCGATGCCCCGGCTGGCGCCGGTGACGAGCGCACGCTTGCCGTCCAGACGGAACGAAGGCGGCTTTGGCAGAAAAACGCTCATGTCTTGGATCGTCCTTCCTTTGGCAGGCGGGGTCTGCGACATGCCGGTGCGCGGCATCTATTCGGCCGGCTTTCCATAGCCGACATGTAGCCCACCGTATCGGCGAACCCGGATGTTCGCCTGTTCGGCATGACCGACAAACCCCTCGAGCAGACACAGGCGCGAACAGGTGCGCGCGATATCGGCCGCAGCCTCGTCGCTGGTGATGCGTTGATAGCTATGCGTTTTCAGGAACTTTCCGACCCATAACCCGCCGGTGTACCGCCCGGCTTGCCGTGTGGGCAGCGTATGGTTCGTGCCGATGACCTTGTCGCCGTTTGCGACATTGGTGCGCGGGCCGAGGAACAAGGCGCCGTAACAGGTCATCTTTTCGAGGAACCAGTCGTCCCGGTCGGTCATGACCTGGACATGCTCGAAGGCGAGATCGTCGGCAACGGCGAGCATTTCCTCATAGGTGTCGCAGACGATGACCTGACCGTAATCGGCCCAGCTCCGCCCCGCGGTCTCCGCCGTCGGCAAGATCGCAAGCAGTCGGTCGATTTCCAAAAGCGTGTCTTCCGCTAGGCGGCGCGAATTGGTGATCAGGACCGCAGGCGAATCGTAACCGTGTTCGGCCTGTCCCAGAAGATCAGTGGCGCAAAGCTCGCCATCCACGGTTTCGTCGGCGATGAGCAGCGTTTCCGTCGGACCGGCGAAAAGATCTATGCCGACGCGGCCGAACAACTGCCGTTTGGCTTCAGCCACATAGGCGTTGCCCGGCCCGACAAGCATGTGCACCGGATCGATCGTCTCTGTGCCGAGGGCCAGCGCTCCAACAGCCTGGATGCCGCCGAGCACGTAGATTTCATGGGCTCCGCCGAGGTGCATCGCGGCGATGACTGCGGGATTGGGCGTTCCCTTGAACGGCGGTGTGGCGGCGGCGATGCGCGGCACGCCCGCGACCGAGGCTGTGGCAACCGACATATGCGCGGAGGCGACCATGGGAAATTTTCCGCCGGGCACGTAGCAGCCGACCGATTGCACCGGGATCGTCTTGTGGCCGAGCACGACGCCCGGCATGGTTTCGATCTCGATATCGCGCATGGAGGCGCGTTGCGCCTTCGCAAAGCCGCGCACCTGATCCTGCGCGAAGCGGATGTCCTCCATGTCCCGGGTCGAGACCTGGTTCATCAGGGCCGCGATTTCGGATTCGCTCAGTCGAAATGAGGTCGGAGAGTAGCCATCGAATTTTTCCGAAAGGTCGCGCACTGCTGCGTCGCCTTCCTGTCCGATCCTCGTGAGGATTTCCTCGACGCCGGCGCGAATCCGCACGTCGTCTTGCGACCGTTCGCCGTCGGATCGTCCGTGTTTCAGGTGGGTAATCATGTTTTGCTTCTGACTTGGTGTATTGTGACGCCATAATCATACAATTCTGCATAAACTATCCATGATATCGCTGATAGCCAAGGTCTCTGCGGCAGTTCTGAGGGACCGATGGACGAGAGTTTGCGCGAGCTTGTCGCAACCGATGCCGCACGCAGGCAATCGCCATTGACCGGGTTATCGGCGCGGCCTTAGGATCGCGCACAAATCCTGGTTGTTGATGCTGGAATGGATGATCTGATGATTGAATTCGTTTTTCGCGCAGCGCGCCGTATTGGGACGGTCGCTCCGTGTGTTTCCGCCTTTGTCTTCGCGTTGTTGCTGGGAGCCGCCGGACCGGCGCTTGCGCAAACGGCTGAGAGCGCGCCCTCCGGCGAAACGCCGCAGAACTGGGTCGTGCAATGCGGTGAGGAAACGCCCAAGCGTTGCCGTGCGGTCCAGAACATCGTGATGCAGAAAACCAGCCAGCGTCTCTTGACGGTTGTGGTCGAGCCGCGCGAAGGGGCCCCCAATCACGCACTTGTTCTGGCCTTGCCGCACGGTGTGTTTCTGCCAGCCGGTGCTACCGTCAAGGTCGACGACGGCGCGCCGTCGCCGATGGTGATCCAGACCAGCGACGCGAACGGTGCCTACGCGGGAATGGCGATCAACGACGAATTGCTGGCATCGCTCAAGAAAGGCACCCAGCTGACGGTTGCGTTCAAGACGGCGCAGCGCAAGGACATCGCAGTGCCGGTGACACTGATCGGGTTCACCGCCGCATATACCCAGTTGGGCGGCTAAACCCGCTTCCCGCATTGCTGATCCACGCAAAACAAATCGCCGCCTTCGTGCAAGGCGGCGATTTTCATGTTTACGCTTGCCCTTGATACAAAGCGCGTTACCCGTCCTGTTCCAGCCGAACCAGTTCGCCCCAGTTTCGCATCGACAGCATGTGGCTATAAATCGCCGTCAGCGCGTCGGCGTGCCGCAGTTCGAGGAATGCCTCGTCCGAAAGTGCCGCCAAGCGTTTCTCGTCGACAACGAGGAAATCATTTACCGTCAGGACTTCGCCTGATGCCAGGGTAAAACGCCCCGAGTTCGGCACCAGAAGGTCATGCTCGGAGAGTTTGGCGAGAATCGTCTCGCTCGCCAGAGCCTCCCGCTGGAAGGCGCCGCAGAACTCCAGCGCCTTGCGCGTGATCTCAGCCGGCTCGCCGTCTTCAAACAGCAGGCTGCCCTCGTCTGTTGCGATCTTGTCGCTGTCTGCATCCATGCACAGGACGAATTCGCTCTGGTCCTCGCTTCGTGCCAGCACGAATGGATACCGGCGTACGTAGGAGGGAATGTAGGTGTTCGCCTGCCAGTTGCCGGCTTCGTCTACAAACAGGTTTTTCCCTGTGCGCAGGCCAAGCACGGCCACCGCTGCGGGCGGCGTGGTCCCGGCCGCGAACACGATGGGGTAGTGCCGGGCAGCGGCGGCGAACTCGACGGCATTCAACGGCGCCGCATGGCTGCCCCTGGAAAATGTGTAGTTGGGGGTCAGGTCCACGCGAACGTTCGCGTGACGTTCGGCCCGAATGGCTTCCGGGCGGCTGTAAAACAGCGGCATGCCCGAGGGGGCTGCCTCCGCCGCGCGCGGTGCGGTGCCGTCGGCCTCTGACTTTGTCATACTGGGTCGTCCTTCGCCGGTTGGGACGTTGCGGGAGAGCCGGGCGAATCTCGGACAGACCCGGTCGACTGGCACTTTTTGTACAATTCCTGCCCCATGTTGCCTAGGGTCGGAAGCTGGGTATATGCATACTGTCGGTTGCGATGATGCCGGTGTCGGCGCTCTCGCTTCGCGAAATCCGCACCTGCTGCGAAACCGGGGCCGTCCATGACACAATCAGATGCCGGAGAAAGCTGGGTCAGGGGCACGCATCTGGGCGTCGCGTTGACCGGCGAGGACATTGTTCTCGACGGCGGGGTCTTTCGAGATTGCCGGTTCAATGCGTGCCGCCTGCACTACGACGGAGGGATGTTGCCTGTTCTGACAGGGTGTCATTTCGACGATTGCTCATGGCTGTTTGGCGGGCCCGCCGCCAATACGCTGTCCATTCTGTCGGCGCTGAACCAGGGCGGATTTGATGCCGTCGTCGAGCGCACGGTGGCCGCGATCCGAAGCGGCGCGATCGGCGTGCCTGCGCCGGCGGAACAGCCGGCCGAGCGGGGCCGCCGCAGGGTGATCGATCTCGGGTTCGGCCAGTTTCCGGTGCCAAGGGTGCTGCGTCGCTCAAGGCCTCGCCCCATCGACGGCCCGGACAGCGGCGGTCAGGACACTGAAGGACGGGAAGAATGACAGGACCAATCGATCTCTCGACAGCGACCATGGCGGATTTCGAGGCTTGCAGGGACAAGCCGATCCGGCTTACCTGCGACGGTGAAAGCATGTCGCTTACGATCGCCGAAATCGCGCCGGTCAGCGGACCGGAGCGGGAAGGCGGGGCGTTTTCCGTCGTGTTCAAGGGGCCGGCGGAGCCGGTTGTCGAACAGGCGATCCACCAGATCGAAATCGAGGGCGCCGGCGAGACGGCGCTTTTCATTGTGCCGCTCGGGCCCGACGGCGAGGGCATGCTTTATGAAGCCGTGTTCAACTGAGACGAAAAGTCAGGTGACCTGACTTCCCTGATGCAGTGCACAGTGGCGGCCTTGAGCGCCGGCGCGATGCCATTGC of Stappia sp. ES.058 contains these proteins:
- the hisD gene encoding histidinol dehydrogenase; amino-acid sequence: MITHLKHGRSDGERSQDDVRIRAGVEEILTRIGQEGDAAVRDLSEKFDGYSPTSFRLSESEIAALMNQVSTRDMEDIRFAQDQVRGFAKAQRASMRDIEIETMPGVVLGHKTIPVQSVGCYVPGGKFPMVASAHMSVATASVAGVPRIAAATPPFKGTPNPAVIAAMHLGGAHEIYVLGGIQAVGALALGTETIDPVHMLVGPGNAYVAEAKRQLFGRVGIDLFAGPTETLLIADETVDGELCATDLLGQAEHGYDSPAVLITNSRRLAEDTLLEIDRLLAILPTAETAGRSWADYGQVIVCDTYEEMLAVADDLAFEHVQVMTDRDDWFLEKMTCYGALFLGPRTNVANGDKVIGTNHTLPTRQAGRYTGGLWVGKFLKTHSYQRITSDEAAADIARTCSRLCLLEGFVGHAEQANIRVRRYGGLHVGYGKPAE
- a CDS encoding invasion associated locus B family protein — encoded protein: MIEFVFRAARRIGTVAPCVSAFVFALLLGAAGPALAQTAESAPSGETPQNWVVQCGEETPKRCRAVQNIVMQKTSQRLLTVVVEPREGAPNHALVLALPHGVFLPAGATVKVDDGAPSPMVIQTSDANGAYAGMAINDELLASLKKGTQLTVAFKTAQRKDIAVPVTLIGFTAAYTQLGG
- a CDS encoding SDR family NAD(P)-dependent oxidoreductase codes for the protein MSVFLPKPPSFRLDGKRALVTGASRGIGLASAAALAEAGAHVVLAARSRDDLTDAAEAIRKAGGKAEILPLDVADLSAALAAIERAGAFDILFNNAGINRPGPFLDATPDDFDAVFSVNVRAAYFIAQSVARGMIAEGRGGSIIQTSSQMGHVGGVDRTVYAASKHALEGLTKAMAIELGKHAIRVNTICPTFVATALTATTMQDPDRMDWIRSKIHLGRVGEVTDVTGAVVFLASDSAALITGSSVMIDGGWTAG
- a CDS encoding SapC family protein, encoding MTKSEADGTAPRAAEAAPSGMPLFYSRPEAIRAERHANVRVDLTPNYTFSRGSHAAPLNAVEFAAAARHYPIVFAAGTTPPAAVAVLGLRTGKNLFVDEAGNWQANTYIPSYVRRYPFVLARSEDQSEFVLCMDADSDKIATDEGSLLFEDGEPAEITRKALEFCGAFQREALASETILAKLSEHDLLVPNSGRFTLASGEVLTVNDFLVVDEKRLAALSDEAFLELRHADALTAIYSHMLSMRNWGELVRLEQDG